The nucleotide window CAAAATTTCTCAAGATCACATGAGTTCCGTGAAAAATCCTGGTATGAAACCACCAGTCATGCGGTTTTGCCAGTTTTGTGGTCAGCAGATCATTTTCCTTATTTGTGCGTCCGATAAAAACTTCCCAATTTTCATCAACTTTGAATTTCCGGTATTTTTTTTTCTCTTTTATTAATTTTGATTTATCCTTTTTATTGATATCATGAAAAAAATCGCTTTCCCGGAGCTTTTGAATTTCCTCATTTAAAATTTCAATTTCTTTTTTCGTTTTGTTGATTTGCAGAGCAATGATTTTTTTTCCATTTTTTGCTTTCCGATATTTTTTAAAATAAAGATCAATATTCTGCTGAGCATTTTTTCCCGGAAATAAAGAAATTTTCAGTTCCGGGAATCCTTGTTGATAATAGTTTTTCACATTAATAGAATCCATTCCCGGTTTTATATTTCTGTAATTTGCTTTCAGAAGTTCAGCAAATTGTTTCCATTTTTCTTCATTTCTGGCATCAGAAAATTCTTTATCCAATTTCTCAATTTTATGTTTTTTTTTCTGAATTTGTTTTTTCAAGTTCGAGATTTTCCGCCTTTTTAATTTCTCATTTCTAATAACGAAAATATGTTCGTAATAAAGCTTTTCAAACAATTCATTAATATCATTAAAACCTCCCTGAGCATTTGATCCTTCAATAATTTTTCCTTTATCATCATAAGTCAGAGGATAATCGATCTTTTCTTTAATGTTTTCATATTCTGCTTGCGGAGGTTCATACTTAATTCCAGGTAAAATCTGACGAAAACGGTTTTCTGCAAAACTGACCTTTTTCAGACAATCAATGATTATTCTATTTTCTTTGAGCAAAATAATATTTTGATAATGAGGGATAAGTTCAATAATTAAGTGATATTCAATTTTCTGATTGTAAACATCAATTTTTGAGAAAAGGAAGTCTAATATTTTGTCTTTTTCAAAAATACGGATATTTTCAAAGTTTGCATTTCTCAAGTGAGAATTGAAAATTTTCAATTCTCTGACATCTGAAAATGGCAGTTTTTTTATTTTTGAAAAAAAACAGAAACTATTTTCCGGAGAAAGATTTATTTGGAGAGTTTTTTTATTCTTTGAAAAGAGGAAAGCATACTGATCTTCAAATTTTACGATTTTAGTAAAGATCAAATTGAATGATTCATTTACTAAAACCCATTCTTCCAAATATTTATACTGCATAGATTCTCCAAGTTTTGATCCGGAAATGAAACCTTTTAAATCTATTTTTTTTGGCAAGATAAAACTTTTTTATGGACAATAAACACCCTTTTTTTGAATGAAGTATAAAAGAATCGAAATTTAATATTTGAATGACTTTGTCATTCTGAGGAATTCTTCTTGCTTCTTTCACGAAGAATCTCAAAGATAATAAGATTCCTTGGAATGACATTGAAAATACAGGAGGATTTAGATGAAAAAATACCGATTATTAGTTTTAATGATCATCCAGGTTTTATTAGGGAGTTATCTTTTTTCACAGGAACATATAGCTCTCACTTTAAATGTCAAAGGTGATGTAGACCTGAAAAGAGAAGCCAAAACTTCGGATGTCAAAAAGGGAGATGAGCTTTATAATGATGATGAATTGATCAGCATGGAAGATTCTTATGCTGCTATCAAATTCATCGATGAGAGTTCCATTGTAAAATTATTTCCCAACAGCAGTTTGAAAATCCACATCGAAGCAGAAAATCGGAAGATCCATTTCCTGAAAATGGGAGAATTATGGACGCAAGTATCAAAGGGATTTGGAGAATTAACCATTGAAACAC belongs to Candidatus Cloacimonadota bacterium and includes:
- a CDS encoding DUF814 domain-containing protein, with the translated sequence MQYKYLEEWVLVNESFNLIFTKIVKFEDQYAFLFSKNKKTLQINLSPENSFCFFSKIKKLPFSDVRELKIFNSHLRNANFENIRIFEKDKILDFLFSKIDVYNQKIEYHLIIELIPHYQNIILLKENRIIIDCLKKVSFAENRFRQILPGIKYEPPQAEYENIKEKIDYPLTYDDKGKIIEGSNAQGGFNDINELFEKLYYEHIFVIRNEKLKRRKISNLKKQIQKKKHKIEKLDKEFSDARNEEKWKQFAELLKANYRNIKPGMDSINVKNYYQQGFPELKISLFPGKNAQQNIDLYFKKYRKAKNGKKIIALQINKTKKEIEILNEEIQKLRESDFFHDINKKDKSKLIKEKKKYRKFKVDENWEVFIGRTNKENDLLTTKLAKPHDWWFHTRIFHGTHVILRNFGKKELPENLKRLCCRLAAYYSKAKKSTNVPVDYTQIRYVRKPRSSPAGYVIYSNQRTLYVDPISMREAIEKVGK